A region of Jaculus jaculus isolate mJacJac1 chromosome 20, mJacJac1.mat.Y.cur, whole genome shotgun sequence DNA encodes the following proteins:
- the LOC101598211 gene encoding transcription initiation factor TFIID subunit 12-like, whose protein sequence is MNQFGPSTLINLSNFSSIKPEPASTPPQGSKANSTTVVKIPDTPGTAGRLSPENNQVLTKKKLQDLVREVDPNEQLDEDVEEMLLQIADDFIQSVVTAACQLARHCKSSTLEVKDVQLHLERLWNMWIPGFGSEEIRPYKKACTTGAHKQRMALIQKTMKK, encoded by the coding sequence ATGAACCAGTTTGGCCCCTCAACTCTAATCAACCTCTCCAATTTCTCATCCATAAAACCCGAACCAGCCAGCACCCCTCCACAAGGCTCCAAGGCCAACAGCACTACTGTGGTAAAGATTCCAGACACTCCCGGGACAGCAGGTCGTCTTAGCCCTGAAAACAATCAGGTATTAACCAAGAAGAAATTACAGGACTTAGTAAGAGAAGTGGATCCTAATGAGCAGTTGGATGAAGATGTAGAGGAGATGCTGCTACAGATTGCTGATGATTTTATTCAGAGTGTGGTGACAGCTGCCTGCCAACTTGCACGACATTGCAAGTCCAGTACCTTAGAGGTGAAAGATGTCCAGTTACATCTAGAGCGCCTGTGGAACATGTGGATCCCAGGATTTGGCTCTGAAGAAATCCGACCCTATAAAAAAGCTTGCACAACAGGAGCTCATAAACAGAGAATGGCATTGATccagaaaacaatgaagaaataa